The genomic region GAAATATCGACGGCGAACACCCCTTGCAAGCGTCCGGCGCGATCGTAAATCGGACGCACTGCAGGTAGGGCGAGATTGGCATAAGGGGCCGCCCACAGGTAAATTTCTCCCCAGGTGGCTTTTCCGGCGCGGACGGCGGTGGTGTACCAGGGACGGGTCAACAGGTCGTAACCGGGAACGGCGGAGACGAGGCGATCGCGATTCCCCTCCTCGTCGGTACTGTAGGTGTAAAATTCATTCCCCCGGCGGGCTTCCCAAGAGGCGACGTTAAAACTGCCATCGCCGACTCGTTCGGCCCCACTAAAGTACTCTTGAGGACTGCCGAAATAGATATAGGTCGCCGAGTCGAACACTTGAATTTGTCGCCAGAAATGCCGTTCTAACTGTCGCAAGGCATTTTCCGGGTTGCGGGTCTCGGGTAAGGGCAATTCGCCGAGTCGGACGGCGTCGAGGTTGAGTTGGTTGATCGTATGAGGGGTGGCTAAATGGGAGTTGAGCCGTTGTTCGATGCGATTGACGATTTCATCCCGTAATTGGGTGGCTAAATCTTCGACCGCTTCCTGTCCGTTGCGATAGGAAAGATATCCGGTCAGCCCCACCGCCGCGAGAATTTGGACGACGAAGGGGACGATGAATACCGTTCGTAACGAGAATTTTTGCGACAGTCGAACCCCTAAGCTTTGAAGGCGATGGATGGACATGAGGGAGTTGGCACTCAGCCGGAGGCACCTTCCGGCTTTCTTATTTTAAGTTGCCGTAATGCTTCTCGCAGCGATCGAGGTAAATCTCGGCGGCGCGATCGCCCGGATTTAATTCGAGGTATTGTTGGAAGCCTTGAGCTGCTTGATAAAACCAGTTGAAGTGGTAGAACAAGACGGCTTTTTCAAAGACCGTTTTATTGACTAATTTCTTTTCTTTCATTTCTGGCGGATCCGCCTCGAAAATTTCAAAGACGGAAACAAATTTGGATTTGCCTTTGACCTGGACGCGATCGAGCAGGCGCAAGGCGTATTCGGTCGGATGTCGTAATTTGAGAAAGGTATGGTGGGAAATGAGTAATTGGACGCCGTAATTTTTGGTCAGTCCTTCAATGCGCGAGGCTAAATTGACCGCATCGCCGATCGCCGTCCCGTCCATCCGATTGGAACCGCCGACGGTTCCGAGCATTAGGTTTCCCGTGTTGATGCCGATGCCAATATTGAGGGGAGAATTGTGCGATCGCTCCGGGTCTTGATTGTACTCTTGTAACAGGCGCAACATAGCAATCCCCGCTTGCACGGCTTCGTCGGCATTGCTACTAAATAAGGCCATAATTGCATCGCCGATATATTTGTCGATAAAGCCGTGATGGTCGGCGATCGCCCCTTCCATTCGGGTTAAATAAGAGTTGAGAAATTTAAAATTCTCTGCCGGGGTCAGCCGTTCGGAAATCGTTGTAAAATCCCGAATATCCGAGAATAAAACTGACATCTCTTGTTCGACGGAATCCCCCAATTCGACATCGACAATACTCTGTTGACCCAATAAATCTAAAAATTCATGGGGAACGAAGCGTCCGTAAGCATCGGTAAGTTCCAATTGCGCTTCTAACGATTGTTCTAAATCTTTATTCACTGCTGCCAATTGTTGGGTAAAGCGTTCCCGTTCCTCTTCCGCCTGCTTGCGTTCGGTGATATCTTGGAAGGCGACGATCGCAAACGAAACCTCGCCCTTTTCGTCAAAAATTGGCGTTCCCCACGATTCAATTGGAATGCGTTTTTCACCCCGTTGGATTTCGATATCGTCGGCGGTGGTTTGTTCGCCGTGCAAAGCGCGAATTACGGGCAATCGTTCGATGGGGTACAGGCGATCGCTCCCGGCAATATAATTTTGATAAACTTCGCTCACTTCTTCCCAACTCGCATCGACAACCCCGCGACCGAGTAATTCTTTCCCTACTCGATTGATATAGTACGGTTTCCCCCGACTGTCGAGAATTGAAATGCCCACGGGTAAAGCTTCTAAAAACTGTTTGAGGCGGCTTTCACTTTCTCTGAGTTCGTAATATAATTTCGCATTTTCAATCGAAATTGTGGCGATTTGTAGGTGAGTTTTAATGCGGGCGAGCAGTTCGTTTTTAGAAATTGGTTTTGTTAAATAATCGTTGGCTCCTACCCCTAAACCGTGAACCAGATCCGAGACTTGATTTTTAGCAGTGAGCATTAAAATCGGCAGCTCGGTAGCGGGGAAATGCTCGCGCAATTTTTGACAGACTTCGTAACCCGTCATTTTGGGCATCATCAAATCGAGTAAGACTAAATCCGGTTCGAACCCATTTTCAATTAAGGTTAAAGCTTCTACACCGTTGGATGCAGAGACGATCGCGTAGTTTTCTAAAGATAAATAGTTGGACAGAACTTGCAAGTTGACAGGTTCGTCATCGACGATGAGAATTTTAATTTTTTGCTGGTTATCTAAAGGAGTTGGCGATAAGCTTTGCTCGCTACTGAGAGCTTCGATTTCGACTTCATCTTCCGACCAAGATAAGGTTGTCAGTTGAGATAATTCGGAACGGCGATCTCCTTCTAGGGGAACGGCTTCTCCTTCGGCGATGGGTAAGCTAAAAGTGAAGCGCGATCCTTCGCCAAATGTCGATTCGACCCGAATTTTACCGCCGTGGAGTTCGACTAATTTTTTGGTCACCGCCAATCCCAATCCCGTTCCTCCATATTGGCGTGCGGTAGACCCATCCGCTTGCTCGAAAGATTCAAAGATGCGATTGATTTTATCTTCAGCAATCCCAATTCCCGTATCGGAAACGGTGATTTCGATCGCCCCAAATTCTCCGATCTCCGGACGGGTTTCTGGCGAGATCGCCGTGGCAGAAATTTCGACGACTCCCGCATCGGTAAATTTAATCGCATTACCGATTAAGTTATGAAAGATTTGTTGCAAGCGGTTTTCATCCGCCAAAATAGGAGGTAAATCGTCGTGAATATTATTGATAATTTGTAAATGTTTGCGTTTAATTAACGGAACGCTCAAGCTTAAAACAACTTCGACTATTTCCCGAAGACCGATCGGTTTTAATTGCAGTTCTATATTTTTATGGCGCAGTTTGGAAAAGTCGAGAATGTCATTAATTAAGGTTGCCAAACGGCGTCCGGTTTGGGCGATCGTTAACAGGTTTTTGCGCTGTAAATCGCTGAGTACTCCGGTGGCGCCGTCGAGCATCGATTCGGCGATTCCGATGGTTCCGTTGAGGGGGGTTCGCAGTTCGTGGGAGGTGTTGGCGAGAAATTCGTCTTTGAGTTTGTCTAGGTGTTGGAGTTGAGCATTTTTCGCTTCTAAAGATGCAAAAGAATCGCGCAGTTGACGCGCCATTTTATTGAAGGAACAAGCTAATTCTCCGAGTTCGTCGGTGCGATCGCAGTCGGGGGTTTCTTCCCATTCTCCACTGGCCAATTTTTTAGCAGCATGATTGAGATTTTCAATCGGTTTGACAATCCAGCGAGCAGTACGAGTTCCGACGAGAATCGCAATCGCTAAAGAAAGCAAACATAGCCCGATTGTGGTGCGGGTATTGGCGGCAATTCTCGCCATAAAATCGGCTTCGGGAATGACGACGACGATCGCCCATTTTAAGCCGAGATCGTCGTCTAAGGGGGAAACTTGCAGCAGTTGTTTTTTACCGTCGATTGAAAAGGTTAAATGGGCGGGTTCGTCGAGGCGATCGAGGGGGGGGAGATGTTGTAATAAGTAGGCGCTACTTTCGCGAATGAGGGGATTTTGAGACTCGACAGCTAACAGTCTTTTTGGTTCTCCTTCTTCCGGCGTGATAAAGGGAGATTCATCGGTGGAACTGGCGATCGTTTCTCCACCGGGTTCGACGATAAACGCAATTCCCGATTCGCTGATTTCTAAACCTTGTAAAAAATCGCCGATCTGAGATAAAATCAAGTTGGTTCCGAGGACGCCGACTAAGTTACCGTCCGGATCGTAAATCGGCGTGGTCGGCGTCACTTGTAACACCCCTAAATCGGCGGAAATATAAACTTCACTCCAGGTTTGTTTTCGTTCTTGTAAGGTCGTCTCGTACCAAGGGCGACTGCGAGGATCGTAGGGGCTAGATTTGAGAAATTCCTCAATATTTCCGCGATCGTCGAGTTGGTAGATATCGCGATTGGGTTCGGTAGATTCATCGCGAAATTTGACCACCGTGCGACCGTCGAGATATTTCTGTACGCCGATAAAGTTGCCATTTTTATAGCCTAAATAAATATAGTCAACGGCATCGGAAAGCTGAATTTCCGACCAAAATTGTCGCCGTACCGTCTCGAAATCTTCGATATCTAAAATTCCATTTCTGACCGAGGCGGCGGTGACGCGGTGGAGGAGGTGAGGGGTGGTTAAATAGTTTTGGAGATGGCGATCGATATTGTCGGTAATTTTATCGCTGAGTTGGTGGACTAATTCTTCCACCGATCGCTGTCCGTTGCGAAAGGAAAGATAACCTGTCAGTCCGACGACAGCGAAAATTTGCAGGATGAAGGGAACGATTAAGATCGTGCGAATCGGGACTTTTTTAGGAAGTTTCGCCAGCGCCATATAAATTCGGTTGACAATCATAGAAGCAATTCGTAAAAAATCAAATAAAATAATCCCATTCAGCGCGCGATCGCCCCTCAATCCTTACGGTTCTGGATCCGAAAAGGGTAGATATTTGTTTGACGATTTAATTTT from Oxynema aestuarii AP17 harbors:
- a CDS encoding ATP-binding protein encodes the protein MIVNRIYMALAKLPKKVPIRTILIVPFILQIFAVVGLTGYLSFRNGQRSVEELVHQLSDKITDNIDRHLQNYLTTPHLLHRVTAASVRNGILDIEDFETVRRQFWSEIQLSDAVDYIYLGYKNGNFIGVQKYLDGRTVVKFRDESTEPNRDIYQLDDRGNIEEFLKSSPYDPRSRPWYETTLQERKQTWSEVYISADLGVLQVTPTTPIYDPDGNLVGVLGTNLILSQIGDFLQGLEISESGIAFIVEPGGETIASSTDESPFITPEEGEPKRLLAVESQNPLIRESSAYLLQHLPPLDRLDEPAHLTFSIDGKKQLLQVSPLDDDLGLKWAIVVVIPEADFMARIAANTRTTIGLCLLSLAIAILVGTRTARWIVKPIENLNHAAKKLASGEWEETPDCDRTDELGELACSFNKMARQLRDSFASLEAKNAQLQHLDKLKDEFLANTSHELRTPLNGTIGIAESMLDGATGVLSDLQRKNLLTIAQTGRRLATLINDILDFSKLRHKNIELQLKPIGLREIVEVVLSLSVPLIKRKHLQIINNIHDDLPPILADENRLQQIFHNLIGNAIKFTDAGVVEISATAISPETRPEIGEFGAIEITVSDTGIGIAEDKINRIFESFEQADGSTARQYGGTGLGLAVTKKLVELHGGKIRVESTFGEGSRFTFSLPIAEGEAVPLEGDRRSELSQLTTLSWSEDEVEIEALSSEQSLSPTPLDNQQKIKILIVDDEPVNLQVLSNYLSLENYAIVSASNGVEALTLIENGFEPDLVLLDLMMPKMTGYEVCQKLREHFPATELPILMLTAKNQVSDLVHGLGVGANDYLTKPISKNELLARIKTHLQIATISIENAKLYYELRESESRLKQFLEALPVGISILDSRGKPYYINRVGKELLGRGVVDASWEEVSEVYQNYIAGSDRLYPIERLPVIRALHGEQTTADDIEIQRGEKRIPIESWGTPIFDEKGEVSFAIVAFQDITERKQAEEERERFTQQLAAVNKDLEQSLEAQLELTDAYGRFVPHEFLDLLGQQSIVDVELGDSVEQEMSVLFSDIRDFTTISERLTPAENFKFLNSYLTRMEGAIADHHGFIDKYIGDAIMALFSSNADEAVQAGIAMLRLLQEYNQDPERSHNSPLNIGIGINTGNLMLGTVGGSNRMDGTAIGDAVNLASRIEGLTKNYGVQLLISHHTFLKLRHPTEYALRLLDRVQVKGKSKFVSVFEIFEADPPEMKEKKLVNKTVFEKAVLFYHFNWFYQAAQGFQQYLELNPGDRAAEIYLDRCEKHYGNLK